GATACAGCCCAGGTTGGCCCTGAAACAGCAGAATTGCTTGATATTCCTCATATCTCCTATGTCTGCAAGCTACCAGAGATTATAGATGGAAAAATAATAGCAGAGAGGGAGCTTGATGAGGCATATGAGATAATAGAGGCAGACTTACCCTGTTTGATAACTGTAACAAAGCAGATAAATGAGCCAAGGATGCCCTCGTTAAAAAGAAGGCTTTTTGCAAAAACCTTACAGATTCCAACTTTAACAAAAAAAGAGCTTGAAATTTCAGAAAACCTTTGTGGCTTTTCTGGCTCTCCTACACAGGTTGTAAGAATCTTTACTCCACCAAAAAAAGAGGGAAAGAAGCTTACAGGAAGCCCAAGTGAAATGGTAGGCACATTGGTAAAGGAGCTTAAAGAGAGGTTAATTATTTAATGAGGGAAGATAAAAGGGAAGATAACCAAATTAGAGAGACGAAGATTACAACACATTATATTGAACATAACCCTGCATCCTGCCTTATTGAAGTAGGGAAGACAAAGGTTATTTGCTCTGCATCCATTGATGATAAAATCCCTCCATTCCTAAAGGATACTGGCTCTGGATGGCTAACAGCAGAATATTCCCTCCTTCCTTTCTCCTCCAAAGAGAGGGTTGAGAGGGAAAGATACAAAGTAAAGGGAAGGACAAGCGAGATTGAAAGGCTTATAGGAAGGTCATTAAGGCAGGCTTTAAACCTTAAGCTCATCCCTGATAGAAAAATTATAATTGATTGCGATGTTCTTCAGGCAGATGGCGGAACACGATGTGCATCTATAACAGGTGGCTTTTGTGCCTTATACATAGCAATAGAAGGGTTGATGAAGAAAAATATTATAAAGGCAAATCCAATATTGGGCTTTGTCTCTGCCATAAGCATCGGGATTGTTGATGGAAAAGCTATCCTTGATTTAACATATAATGAGGATAAAAGGGCATCCTGCGACCTTAACCTTGTAATGAGAGAAGATGAAAAAATCATAGAGATTCAAGGAACAGGAGAGGGAAAACCATTTTCACAAGATGAGCTAAATAGTCTTATTTTACTTGGAAAAATTGGGATTAAATCCCTTATTGGGATTCAAAAAATGGCAATAGGTCAAGTGTCAGTCAATTAGGTTTATTTTATTGTCTGCAATCGTTATCTTTTTAAACCCATATAGGCCAGGCATTTGTCCTGCATCATACGAGCATGCCCGATTTGTGTCAGTCATTTAGGTTTGTTTTATTGTCTGCAACTATATACCAAATACCAAATATTTAAACTTTATGCTTTTGTGCCAACATACAAACCGTAGTGCGAGTATCTTCCCATCCCCCCTTCACCATCCCCACGCTCGCAAACAACATATTTACTTGACAAAAAACAATGCCTTTTCGTGGCTTACATCTACTTACATCTAATTGACTCACGGTGCCAAGCCCATTGAAGGGGAAGACACATTCCGTGAATTCCTGCTTCCTGTAGAAGCATAAATATAATAATAATTTTGAAAACAAATGTCAAGCAGATTACACAACCACTAGAACTTCCCCAATTTTACTAAAACCTTTCATAGGGCTTAAATTTATGGTTATTGAAAAATATTAGAATAATCCTCCCCCTTTCCCCCTTTAGCGAAGCGAGAACTCTATTTT
This genomic window from bacterium contains:
- a CDS encoding electron transfer flavoprotein subunit beta/FixA family protein, which produces MNIIVCIKQVPDTTLVKIDKETNTIVRTNVPSIINPFDTNAIETSLQLKEKYGEKTTVITMGPPQAEEALREAISMGIDEAYLISDRAFAGSDTLATSMVLSFTIKKLGFDLIICGKQAIDGDTAQVGPETAELLDIPHISYVCKLPEIIDGKIIAERELDEAYEIIEADLPCLITVTKQINEPRMPSLKRRLFAKTLQIPTLTKKELEISENLCGFSGSPTQVVRIFTPPKKEGKKLTGSPSEMVGTLVKELKERLII
- the rph gene encoding ribonuclease PH; the protein is MREDKREDNQIRETKITTHYIEHNPASCLIEVGKTKVICSASIDDKIPPFLKDTGSGWLTAEYSLLPFSSKERVERERYKVKGRTSEIERLIGRSLRQALNLKLIPDRKIIIDCDVLQADGGTRCASITGGFCALYIAIEGLMKKNIIKANPILGFVSAISIGIVDGKAILDLTYNEDKRASCDLNLVMREDEKIIEIQGTGEGKPFSQDELNSLILLGKIGIKSLIGIQKMAIGQVSVN